GGCCAACGTGGGTGTCGTACCGGAAGGCGCGCCCGCGGCCTACACGATGCCGGCCGACGAAGACAAGGACGCCTAGCAAACAGCGAATTAAAGGAGAAACCACCATGGCAGAGATCACTGCGACAATGGTCAAGGCGTTGCGCGAGCGCACCGGCTTGCCGATGATGGATTGCAAGAAGGCCCTGCAAGAGACGGGCGGCGATGAGCAAAAAGCCCTGGAATACATCCGCAAGCAGGGCATCAAGACCAAAGAAACCCGCCTTGGCCGCGAGACCTCGGCCGGCCGCATCGCCATCCATACCGACTTTGCCAAGGGCGTGGCGGCCATGATCGAGTTGCAGTGCGAGAGCGCGCCGGTGGCCGGCGGCAAGGAGTTCATGCAGTTCGCCAACGACCTGGCCAAGCAGCTTGCGACGGGGCCGGGAGCGGCCGGCGGCGAAGAGCTGCTCAAGCAATCGATGCCAGGTAAGACGCAGACCTTTGGCGACGCGCTCGACGACATGTATAACCGCATTCGCGAGGTGTTCAAGCTGGGCCGCGTGACGCGGATCGACGGCGCCTGCGGCGGCTATGCCCATCACGACGGCTCGGCCGGCGCGCTGGTCGAAGTGAAGGGAGGCACGCCGGAGGTCGCCAAAGACATCGCCATGCACGTGGTGGCGTTCAAGCCGGCGGCCGTGTCGAAGGACGATCTCGATCCCGCGGCCGTGGAGAAAGAGCGCGAAATCCTGACGGAGGCGGCCCGCAAAGAGGGGAAGCCCGAAAACATCATCGGCAAGATGATCGAAGGGCGGCTGAAGAACTTCTTTGCCGAGAAGGTGCTGCTGGAACAGCCGTTCGTGAAGGACGACAAACGCACCGTGGGCAAGGTTGCCGACGAGGCCAAGATGAAGGTCGTGCGGTTCGTCCGCTGGGAACTGGGTAAGGAATAGATCCTACTCGGTATTGACAAGCAACATCGGCGATACAAAGCCCATGACTGACCAACCCACCGAGCGCAAGCGCCGCGTCGTCTTGAAATTGTCGGGCGAAAGTTTTGCCCGAGCGGGCGAGCGCGGCATCAGCATGCAGGAAGTCGTACACATTGCCCGGCAGACGGCGGGAGCGGCCAAAAAAGGCGCACAAATCGCCATCGTCATCGGAGGCGGCAATATTCTGCGCGGGGCGCAGTTCACCTCGGCCAGCACGAGCATCCAGGAAGCGACGGCCCACTACATGGGCATGCTCGCCACGGTGATTAATGGCCTGGCATTGCAGGACGCGCTCGAATCGCTGGGCTGTGAAACACGGCTCTCGACCGCCATCCGCATGGACGGCGTCGCCGAGCCCTACATCCGCCGTCGGGCCAGACGGCATCTGGAGAAAGGCCGCATTGTCATCCTGGCCTGCGGGACGGGCAGCCCGTTCGTCACCACCGACACGGCCGCCGCCCAGCGAGCCTTGGAGCTCGACGCCGACGTTCTGCTGAAGGCCACCCGCGTCGACGGCGTCTATAGCGACGACCCCGAGAAAAACCCGCACGCCGTGCTCTACAGCGAGTTGAGCTACGCCCAGGTGCGCGAGCAGAACCTGCGGGTGATGGACCCGACCGCCATCGCCCAGTGCATGGAGCACAACATGCCGATCCTGGTGTTCAACTTCAAGAAAGAAGGGAACATCGAGCGTGCGGTGGCCGGCGAAATGGTCGGCACGTGTATCGGCCCAGCGACGAAGTGAAGGCAGAAGGCAGAAATCTGATATACTTGTTATTGCCGTGTGGCCAGAGTCTGTGCCATCCCTTATCCCTCATCTCTCATCCCTCATCCTTCGCTATGAGCGCTGACGAAACCCTGCTGGACGTCGAAGAACGCATGGAAAAGGCGGTCGATAAGCTGAAGCATGACCTGGCCGGCATACGCACGGGCCGGGCGAATCCGGGCCTGGTCGATTCGCTGCGCGTCGAGGCCTATGGCTCGCCCACGCCCATCAAGCAGCTTGCCTCGATCGGCGCGCCGGAGCCGACGCAGATCGTGATCCGCCCGTTCGATCCCGGCACGCTCAAAGACATTGAAAAGGCGATCCTGGCGAGCGGCCTGGGGCTGACGCCGATGAACGACGGCAAGCTGATTCGCTTGAACGTGCCGCCGCTTTCGACCGAGACGCGCCGCAAGCTGGTCGGCCGCATCAAGGAGCTGGCGGAAGAAGCCAAGGTCGCGATTCGCAACGTGCGCCGCGACGGCAACAAGCAGGCCGACCAGGAGGAGAAAGACAAGGTCCTGTCGGAAGACGATTGCGAGAGTCTCAAGGAGGAGATTCAAGAGTTGACCAAGACTTTCGAGAACCGCGCCACGGAACTTGCCAAGGCCAAAGAGCAAGAGGTGATGGAGGATTAGGCGTGGACAACGGCCAAGCTGCGGAACCGCGTCGCGCGGCGTTTGAGAACGCTTTGCCGCGCGAGCTGATTCCTCCCGGTCCGCTTTTCATCGATGAAGGATAAGAATCATGGACTTGGTCGCCGCGAACGAATTCTTCGCGTCATTGAAGCCGGACGACAAGCTTCAGATGCTCGCGAATCTTGCCTACTACCTGACCATCGTCGCCAGAGACACTTATGGGGCAGACGGCGGCGTTAAAGATTCTAAACGGTTGCGATCGCTAATCGAAGTGCAACATCGCACTCTGGCGATGCTCTGTTCGCTCGTCAGCGGTACGAGCGCTTCTCGCATGCCAGATGAAGCGATCGTAACGCTGTTCCTAGGCCCGCGCGATGATCGCGCTCTGGCAGCGCTACTCGCTTTCACTTTCAAACAAGCGGCCGCGCTGACGTCACAAAGGAGCGTAGAAGAAGCTCCTTCCTAACATGGGCTCGCAGATGGTCATTCGTCGCGAGGCACGATGGACCTGTTCTCTCCGGGCCGCCACGACTCGCCAGGCACAAGGCAATCCGGGACCAGTTCAATGACCCCCTCGCTGATAGAACTTCTCGATTCGCCAAAGACGCTTCT
Above is a genomic segment from Pirellulales bacterium containing:
- the tsf gene encoding translation elongation factor Ts; this translates as MAEITATMVKALRERTGLPMMDCKKALQETGGDEQKALEYIRKQGIKTKETRLGRETSAGRIAIHTDFAKGVAAMIELQCESAPVAGGKEFMQFANDLAKQLATGPGAAGGEELLKQSMPGKTQTFGDALDDMYNRIREVFKLGRVTRIDGACGGYAHHDGSAGALVEVKGGTPEVAKDIAMHVVAFKPAAVSKDDLDPAAVEKEREILTEAARKEGKPENIIGKMIEGRLKNFFAEKVLLEQPFVKDDKRTVGKVADEAKMKVVRFVRWELGKE
- the pyrH gene encoding UMP kinase encodes the protein MTDQPTERKRRVVLKLSGESFARAGERGISMQEVVHIARQTAGAAKKGAQIAIVIGGGNILRGAQFTSASTSIQEATAHYMGMLATVINGLALQDALESLGCETRLSTAIRMDGVAEPYIRRRARRHLEKGRIVILACGTGSPFVTTDTAAAQRALELDADVLLKATRVDGVYSDDPEKNPHAVLYSELSYAQVREQNLRVMDPTAIAQCMEHNMPILVFNFKKEGNIERAVAGEMVGTCIGPATK
- the frr gene encoding ribosome recycling factor, with the protein product MSADETLLDVEERMEKAVDKLKHDLAGIRTGRANPGLVDSLRVEAYGSPTPIKQLASIGAPEPTQIVIRPFDPGTLKDIEKAILASGLGLTPMNDGKLIRLNVPPLSTETRRKLVGRIKELAEEAKVAIRNVRRDGNKQADQEEKDKVLSEDDCESLKEEIQELTKTFENRATELAKAKEQEVMED